In a genomic window of Cydia fagiglandana chromosome 8, ilCydFagi1.1, whole genome shotgun sequence:
- the LOC134666719 gene encoding uncharacterized protein LOC134666719: MAKPIRSSVRSMLFKIICNYNQVRHDENERLLEKKRILDEIIQATAGVDDENVRETIQKLASELKNVIDNNASESSYLEKVSTMTGASIRTLRTIKKEGSINQGQWNTPGKKRPRPPTVSNLDNFDVSAIRNKINEFYCVKKQVPTLRALHADLKESIGFSGCCETLRKILHENGFEFKKNKEERSILMEKFEISGWRQRFLRAIHKKREEGKNIVYLDETYVHQNYRPKKSWQGPSTSGLVEKISSGKRHIIVHAGSEQGFVPNALLVFSTKSKAADYHDDMNSSNFLKWLREMLIPNLTEPSVIVMDNASYHVTQINKPPTMHSLKADIQKWLRENNIPYEECFKKEELMCLVEENKIGPIYAAEELLKQHGHEVLKLPPYHCDLNAIELIWSLTKRKIASRNVGLPGSDTENLIRECFAMITPEDWKKSTDHVINVERKYKSKATLQTLN, translated from the exons ATGGCTAAACCGATTAGAAGCAGTGTGAGGAGCATGTTATTTAAGATAATCTGTAACTATAATCAAGTTCGACACGACGAAAATGAGAGATTACTAGAAAAGAAGCGAATATTGGACGAAATCATTCAGGCGACCG cgGGCGTAGATGACGAAAATGTTAGAGAAACTATTCAAAAGCTAGCAAGCGAACTGAAGAATGTTATTGATAATAACGCATCAGAATCAAGTTATTTAGAGAAAGTGTCTACTATGACag gtgcAAGCATTCGTACACTACGCACAATTAAAAAAGAGGGTTCTATTAACCAAGGCCAATGGAATACGCCAGGGAAAAAACGACCCCGGCCACCAACTGTGTCAAATTTAGACAATTTTGATGTGTCAGCCAtccgtaataaaattaatgagttTTATTGCGTCAAAAAGCAGGTACCTACTCTAAGAGCCTTACATGCGGATTTGAAAGAATCTATAGGATTCTCAGGATGTTGTGAAACACTGAGGAAAATACTACACGAGAACGGatttgagtttaaaaaaaataaagaagagCGCTCCATCCTCATGGAAAAGTTTGAAATATCTGGGTGGAGGCAAAGGTTTCTTAGAGCTATACATAAAAAACGGgaagaaggaaaaaatattgtgtatctTGATGAGACATATGTCCATCAAAATTACAGACCGAAGAAGTCATGGCAAGGGCCTTCAACTTCCGGTTTAGTTGAAAAAATTTCCTCGGGTAAGCGGCATATTATAGTGCATGCTGGATCAGAGCAAGGATTTGTGCCCAATGCTTTGCTTGTTTTTAGCACAAAATCCAAAGCAGCTGACTATCATGATGACATGAACAGTTCTAATTTTTTAAAGTGGCTACGAGAAATGTTAATCCCAAATTTGACTGAGCCCAGTGTAATTGTTATGGACAATGCCAGTTACCAtgtaacacaaataaataagcCTCCAACTATGCACAGCTTAAAGGCTGATATTCAAAAATGGCTAAGGGAAAATAATATCCCATATGAAGAGTGTTTCAAAAAGGAGGAATTGATGTGCCTCGTTGAGGAAAATAAAATTGGTCCCATATATGCAGCAGAGGAGTTATTGAAGCAGCATGGGCATGAGGTCCTTAAATTGCCTCCATACCATTGCGATCTAAACGCTATTGAGTTGATATGGAGCCTCACAAAGCGAAAAATAGCCAGCAGAAATGTGGGGCTACCGGGTTCAGATACGGAAAACTTGATCCGAGAATGTTTTGCAATGATTACCCCGGAAGattggaaaaaaagtacagacCATGTAATAAATGTGGAACGAAAATACAAGTCTAAGGCAACATTACAGACACTGAACTAG